The nucleotide window CTCGGATACAAACTGGATGAATACCTGGGAACAGCACCGAATTTCATGTTCGGCCTCTTCTTCCTTGCCCTGTTCACCTCCATCGCAAGACTCTTCAGAGAAGCCTGGATCAAAAAAAAGGACGTCTAACCTTTAAGGTTATTTTTATATAGGTCCGGGAAAACCCCTTCGCGTTTCAGCGAGGGGGTTTTCTTTTCAGTGGCTTGATATAAAATATGGAGGAAATCTTCCCGATCCTGTAATAAGATCCGAATTACTCTATTTTAGAGAGACATTTTTTAAGATCCCGGAACCGGGACTGACGTGCGAAAAACATGATTTCCCCGCGCCCCCCCATATCATCAAAACTTTTAACAGTCCTGCTCTGCGTCTGTATGTGGGCCTGTACACCGGAACCAAAGTTACCCCGGTTGGCCGATAGAGGGATTATCCTGGCCTTTGGGGACAGCATCACCTACGGTACCGGTGCCGCCCCGTCACAGAGCTACCCCGCCGTCCTGGAGACCCTGACCGGCAGACGGGTCATCAATGCCGGGGTTCCGGGGGAAATCACCGCCGAAGGTCTGGCCCGCCTTCCCGACGTTCTGGCTCGGGAAAAACCGGATCTGCTCATCCTCTGCCACGGCGGCAACGACCTGCTGAGGCAGCTCGATGTGCAGCAGACCGGAAAAAATTTGAGGGCCATGATCAGGATGGCAAAGAATGAGAACATCGCCGTTGTTCTCATCTCCGTTCCTTCACCCGGGATTTTTTTGAAATCACATGCCCTGTACGCGGACATCGCCAATGACCACCAACTCCCCCTGGAAGAGAATATCCTGAAGACCATCCTGTCCAACCGTAACCTGAAAGCGGATCACATCCATCCCAATGCGGCGGGCTACAGAATGATGGCTCGGACCATTCAGGATCTTCTTCGAAGAAGCGGCGCCATATAGTTTTTTTTACTGCCGGATTCCCCCTTATGCTGTATATAGGGGTTTCTGTAATTTCCCTTATTGGAAAGAGGTCTATCGTTGCGCGATAATCCCTCTTTAATAAAAGCGGGCCATCCTTGACTGGAGGATGGGAAGTACATATAATTAGGGCATTTTGATGCTCAATCAATGAGCCGACGGCTCCAAAACATCCAAAGGAGATTCATCATGTGGGAATATACGGATAAAGTGCGGGAGCATTTCCTCAATCCGAAAAATGTCGGTGAAGTGGAAAATCCGGACGGGGTGGCGGAAATAGGCTCCATTGCGTGCGGGGATGCCCTTAGGCTCAGCTTCAAACTGGGTGAAGATCAGCGCATTAAGGACATCAAATTCAAAACCTTCGGCTGTGCCAGTGCTATTGCCTCCTCCTCGGCCCTGACAGAAATGGTTAAAGGCATGACTCTGGACGAGGCCATGAAGATCACAAACCAGGATATTGCCGTCTATTTAGGCGGACTTCCGCAAGAAAAGATGCACTGCTCCGTCATGGGTAAGGAAGCCCTGGAAAAGGCGATTGAGAATTATCGGGGGGCCCCCGAAAAGGAACCCGATGCCCGGATCGTCTGCGAATGTTTCGGCGTCACGGACAAGGAAATTGAACGGGCCGTCCTGGAGAACAACCTCACCACCGTTGAAGAAGTGACAAACTATACCAAAGCCGGCGGAGGATGCGGCAACTGCCGCGAGGCGATCCAGCAGATTATCGAACGGGTTCTGGGGAACACGGGGAAAAAACCCGTTGTAAAACCCAAACTTTCCAACATCCAGAAGATCAAAATGATCGAAGAGACCCTGGAGCGAGAGATCAGGCCATCACTGAAACTCGACGGCGGGGATATCGAGTTGATCGATGTGGAAGGAAACCGGGTCCTCGTTGCCGCACGAGGTATGTGTGCCACCTGTAAAGCTGCGGACATCACCCTCAAGCACTTCGTAGAGGCCAAACTTCGGGACCTCGTTTCACCCGATCTGATTGTTGAGGAGGTGACCCCATGAGCGTCGTTTATCTGGATAACAATGCCACCACCCAAGTTGCTCCGGAAGTGCTTGGCGCCATGCTGCCCTTCTTCGGTAACTATTACGGCAATCCCTCAAGTATGCATACCTTCGGCGGGCAGGTTGCAAAAAAAATCCATGAAGCGAGAGAACGGGCCGCCGCCCTTATCGGCGCCCACCCCGATGAGATAATCTTTACAAGTTGCGGCACCGAAAGCGATAATGCGGCCATCCGTTCCGCCCTCTATACGGCTCCTGAAAAACGTCATATCGTGACCAGCCGAGTGGAGCATCCCGCCGTGCGGGCCTTGTGTGCGCACCTGGCCGGGCAGGGTTATCGCGTCACTGAGCTGCCTGTGGACAAAGACGGCCGCCTCGACATGGAGCAATATGAAAGAAGCCTCACCTCGGACACGGCCGTTGTCAGCCTGATGTGGGCCAACAATGAAACGGGCGCGGTTTTTCCGGTGGAGGAAGCCGCCGGCTTGGCCCGGGAACGAGGCATTCTGTTCCATACCGATGCCGTGCAGGCTGTGGGCAAGATACCCATCGACATGAAACAAAACACGATCGATATGCTCTCCATCTCGGGCCATTAACTGCATGGCCCCAAAGGTATCGGTATCCTTTACATCCGCAAGGGTACGAAATTTTTTCCTTTTATGATCGGTGGGCACCAGGAGAGGGAACGACGCGGGGGGACTGAAAATACACCCAGCATTGTCGGTTTGGGCAAGGCTTGTGAGCTCGCCCGGTCGAATATTGATCGAGAAAATACATATGTCAGGCAGTTACGGGACCGCCTGGAAGCAACGCTGCTGAAAAAAATTCCCCGCAGCCGGATAAACGGCGACACGTTTCATCGTCTTCCGAACACGAGCAATATCAGTTTTGAATACGTTGAAGGAGAGGGCATCCTGTTGATGATGGATCAATACGGTATCTGTGCCTCCTCCGGATCGGCCTGCACATCGGGATCACTTCAACCTTCCCATGTTCTGCGAGCCATGGGGGTCCCTTTCACGATGGCCCACGGCTCGGTTCGTTTCAGCCTCTCTGTTTACACGACAGAGGAAGAAATCGATTTCGTGATCGAGAAGCTGCCCCCGATCATCGAACGGCTCCGCAGCATGTCTCCCTACTGGGATCCGGAAAAGGAAGCAGGCCATGTCACCTGAAAAACCGGAAACGGTTCTCGACGATGCGCTCTCAAGTCAGTGCAAGGATGCTATCTCCATCGCGCAGTCTTACAGGAATGAAATCCCGGCAATTGTTTCCGCTCTCGTCGACAGTTGCAATGGGGAAGAATGCTTCGATCATGTGGGGCCGGAACCGATCCCATCCCGCGATGCCGTGGTCAACATCATCAACCGCATCTTCTGCATTCTTTATCCGGGTTATTTCATCCGCCGGCGTGTCGACCGGGTCAATATCGGATATTATTTCGGTCAGGAACTAACGGTATTATACGAAGAACTCTCGGAACAAATCACCCTGGCGGTTCGTCATGACTGTATCCGGAAGAACCTCTCCTGCTCACAATGCGAGGAACGGGGACATCGCAGCGCCATCGCATTTATGCAAACCCTGCCTGATTTGCGAAAACTACTGGCCACGGATATTCGTCACGCTTATGAGGGTGATCCGGCGGCAACGGGTTTCGATGAAATCATCTTCAGCTATCCAGGACTTTTCGCCACCACAATTTACCGCATCGCCCATCGCCTCTACCACCTGGATGTTCCCATGCTTCCCCGAATTATGACCGAATACGGTCACGGCAAAACGGGAATCGATATTCACCCCAAAGCCCACATTGGCAAAAGTTTTTTCATCGATCACGGCACGGGCGTAGTCATCGGGGAGACAACCACGATCGGAGACCGGGTACGCCTTTATCAGGGTGTGACCCTGGGCGCTTTGTCCCTCAGCCGAAACGAGTGTGACGCCCTGCGAAATCAGAAGAGGCACCCAACGATTGAGGACGACGTGATCATCTATGCCAACGCAACGGTACTTGGAGGTACGACTGTCATCGGTGCCCGATCCGTCATCGGTGGCAACGTCTGGATCACCCATTCGGTTCCGCCGGACACGGAAGTTTTTATCCGGAAGCAGGATCTCCTCTTCGGCACAAAGCATCTCAAGGAATGGACGGGGCAAGAATGTATTGCAAAGCCTGAAAAAGAGGCATAGAAGAGCCCTTGCCGGATGAAGGGCGGCGATGGAATCGTTTTCTTTCGAAGCATCTCCGGTGAATAAAAACGGACCCAGGTCCGATCTGACCGACAATGCCCCGGTCATACCCGGTCCCGACCGGTACCGGAAACCCGTTTTCTCGTTTGGATTCCACTGAATGTCTAAATAAACATGGCGTTTTCCCGATAATAAATGATAATGATATAGGATACCTGTCAGTCCAAAGCAGAAAACACCGTCGGAGGCTTTCATGAAACGATTTTTTCAGAACAAGATCACGATTTTTGCGCTTATTTCCCTGCTGGCTCTGGCCTTCTTCTACGGAACGGGCAAGGTTTCCGCTGTTGACCGGAGCACCTACAAGAACCTGAAGACTTTCAATGAAGTCCTCGATATGGTGGAAAAAAACTATGTGGAGGAAGTGAAGCTGCAGGATTTGATTCAGGGAGCAATATCCGGGATGATCAAATCACTCGACCCACACAGCACGTTCATGAATGCCGATGAATACAAGGAACTGGAGGTTGAAACCAAGGGAAGTTTCGGAGGAATCGGTATTGAGATTACGATCCTGAGGGACATGCTCACCGTTGTTTCACCCATTGAAGACACGCCCGCATATCAGGCGGGGATCAAACCCGGCGATCAAATCATCAAAATTGACGGCAAGTCAACGAAGGATATCACGATTCAGGAAGCGGTAAAGAAACTCCGGGGACCAAAAGATACCAAAGTTACCGTAACCATCCTTCGGGAAAGCCTGCCCAAGCCGAAGGATTATGTTTTAACACGAGCCATCATCAAAGTCACCAGCGTTAAATCACGCCTGATGGACGACGGCATCGGTTATTGTCGGATCACCTCGTTCCAGGAACGGACGGCTGATGATCTGAAAAAAGCGATTCAGGATATGGAATCGAAGGTCAAGCCCCTGAAGGGGATTATACTCGACCTTCGCAACAACCCCGGCGGACTGTTGAACCAGTCGATTGAAGTGGCCGATGTCTTCCTCAAAACCGGCACCATCGTATCGACTCGGGGAAGAATCAAAGTCATGGAAACGAGCGCGGCGGCGAAGAACGACGGGGATGAACCGCTCTGCCCGATCGTGGTGCTGGTCAACGAAGGCTCCGCCAGCGCCTCGGAAATTGTGGCGGGCGCCCTGCAGGATAACAACCGCGCCCTGATTCTCGGTACCCAGACATTCGGGAAAGGCTCTGTACAGACCCTGATCCCCCTGGAGGACGGGGCGGCTTTGAAACTGACCACGGCGAAATATTATACGCCCAGCGGCCGGTCGATCCAGGCCGAGGGCATTGTCCCGGACATCACCCTCAAGTATGCAAAAACGGTTGAGGATGTGGGAGAGAACGACAATGCCATGAGGGAAAAGGACCTCGAAAGGCACATCAAGTCGGCGAAAGAAAACGGCGAGAAACCGGACGAGATGGCCCCTGCGGCCAAAAAGGAAGCGGAAGACGCGGCCTTTGCCCAGGACAACCAGGTCAAAGCGGCATCAGATATGCTGAAAAGCTGGCATATATTCATGAAAGGAAAGAAAAACTGATCTGAAACGACGAAAACGTAAACCACGTACCATATTCTTTATCCTGATCTTTTTGGTCTTGACCGCCTTGGCGCTTTTCTGTTTCCATTTGTTGGAAGAAAAACAGAAACCGCCGGAAAAGGACGTCCGCGAACGGACAGAGGTCAAAAGGCCTCATAAAAAAAAGCCCGCCGGGACACAAGTTGCCAAAATCGACGATCGCAGGGAGCGAAAACGGATTCCCGAACGTCATCCGGAATCTCGCGTCCCCGAAACGGGGAAGCCTCTGCGGATCGCCATTCAGATAGACGATATCGGTCAGGACATCGGCGCATTGCATAAACTGCTGGAGATTGACGCCCCTTTAAGTTTTGCGGTTCTGCCCTATCAGCGGTATACGACGGAAGCGATGACATTGCTCCATTTGCGGAATCGGGACATTCTCTTGCACTGTCCCATGGAACCGCAGTCCTATCCGCAAAACCGTCCGGGAGAAGGTGCCATCTTTCTCAGCATGAGCGACCAAGATATCAAAAAGCAGATGGAGAAAAATCTGGACCATGTCCCTTATGCGATCGGTGTCAACAACCACATGGGATCCCGCTTCACGGAGGACGAAGAAAAAATGGCGGTCATCATGAATGTGCTGAAGGAAAAGGGGCTTTTTTTCATCGACAGCCGGACGACGAGGAATTCACGGGCAAAGGAGGCGGCAGATCAAATCGGTGTCCCTTTCCTGGCCAGAAAAATATTTATAGATCATGACCAATCGTATGAAACTTCGTTGGAAACGCTTACGCGCCGACTTCAGGAAAAGGATGTTCGGACCGGTGCGCCGGTCCTGTTGATCGGGCACCCCTACAGAAGCACCATTCTGGCCATCAGAAACGCCTTGCCCATGATGCGTGAAAAAGGCGTTGAAATCGTGCCGGTCTCCGAGATCGTCCGGCAATGAGGGCCAAGTCTTCCGTTTTCTGCGATCACGGCAACTGGAAAAGAGTTCAAGAAATGCCTTACCTGCAAACGATAAGATACGAATAAGGCTATGCGAAGCTACGGCTGGAATACATTCGTTCTCCTGATTGCCCTGGGCATGCTCGGGTGCGCCACCATGCCCGGAGGGCGACAGCCATCTCCCCCGCCGGGACAACAATCCTCGTTTCATCCCCTGTATCATTACTCGCTGGGCGTCCTCTTCAGTCTCAATAATGAACCGGAAGCGGCCATTGCCGAATATGAGAAGGCATTGCGATTTGACCCCTCCTCAGAGGTCCTGACCAAGGAACTCGGGGAGCTGTATTTTGAAAAAGGGGAAACAGAAAAGGCCATCAGGCTCTGCGAAGCGTATCTCGAAAAAAATCCGAAAACCGTCGATATCCTTCTGCTGACCGGAGAACTCTATCTCGATATCAAGAATTACAAAAAGGCCGTCAATGCCTATAAATCCGTACTGGAAATGGATCCAAAGAACATCGTCGCCTATTTTTATCTCGGATCAGCTTACGCGGAAGTAAAGAAATACGATCGGGCCATATCCCTGTTCAAGAGGCTGTTGTCTATTGATCCGGAAAATCTCATGGGAAACTACTATCTCGCCCGTATCTATAGGGTCCAGAAAAGGTATGATGACGCGGAAATAATTTACAAAAACCTCACAAATATCAACCCGGAATTTGAAGCCGCATGGATTGACCTCAGTAATCTGTATGAAATCCAAAATAAAATCGACCTGGCCATCCAGAACTATCGGGAATACATCGGTCATTTCCCCACGAAGATCGGCATCCGGGTGCGCCTGAGCGAGCTTTTGCTGAGAGCAAAGCGTGTCAATGAAGCGGCAAGAGAATACCAAGCGATACTGGAAATGGATCCGAAAAATCGGGATACACGGAAAAACCTTGGGATTTTGTACCTGGAACAAGGAAAGAACGATCTGGCTATCGAGCAATTTCTGCGGCTTCTTCAGGCTTTTCCGGGAGACGCCGGAACGGGTTTTCTTCTTGCCGCCGCCTACGAAGAACACAAGGCCTACGACGATGCCCTTAAGGAATACCGGAGAATCCCCGCCGTTTCCTCTCTGTACAACCAGGCACAGCTTCGCATCGCCACCATATTGAAACAACAGGGAAAACAAGGCGAGGCCCAAAAGATCATAAAAAACGCCCTGAGCCATCACCGCGATTTTCCCCCGTTTTATTCGCTTCTTTCCCTTCTTTACGAGGAAGAGAAGGATTACAAGGCCGCTGAAGCCATCCTGCGGGAAGGCATACTCGCCGTCAAGGACAAAATGGCAATGCGCTATCAATTGGGCAGCCTCTTCAGCAAGATAAACCGTATTGACGACAGCATCCGCGAAATGGAGGCAATCCTGGCAGAGAACCCGGATCACGCCGACGCCCTCAACTTTATCGGTTATACCTATGCTGAAATGGGCGTTAAACTCGATGAAGCGGAGAAAATGATCAAAAAAGCCCTGCAATTGGATCCGGGAAATGGTTACATCCTGGACAGCCTCGGCTGGGTTTACTACAAACAGAAACGTTACGACGACGCCTTGAAGTATCTGAAGGAGGCCGTCTCCATCCTCCCGGAGGACAGCACCATCACAGAACATCTGGGAGATGTTTATCTGGCCCTGAATTTACGGCAGGAAGCGCTTGACGCCTACCAGCGTGCCATAAAGCAGAACGCACCCAGCGCGGCCCTTCAGGAAAAAATTGACGAACTCAAAAGACTGCACCTGCCATGAAACCTTTGCTTGCAATGTTTTTCTCGGTCCTTCTTTTGCTGGGTGGATGTTCCGTCGGTAAAACCATCAAGCCGACAGAGGAGAAACCGGGCTACGCATCGGCGCAGGCGGCCCTGTCCGCCATAAACCCGCCCACGGACGACACCTTGCTCTACAGGAGCACGGCGAGGGTTTCGGTCGTCTCTCCCCAGTCAAAGATAAATTTTCGAATCGCCATATTCCTGCAACGTCCCGATAAGTTGCGCCTGGAGTCCATCCCCGTTTTGGGGCCACCCGATTTCTTTTTAACGGTCAGGGGGGAATGGATCCGTGCGTATCTGCCCACCGGCGGAGAATTTCTTGTCGGCAAAGCCACGCCGGACAATCTGAGCCGCTTCCTGCCCCTGAGCTGGCCGGTGGAAAAATGGATGGCCGTGCTTCTGGGAAATGGGCCGAATGTCACCCTGCAACCCACGCAGCTCGTGGGAAAAATGGAAGATTCACTTTATCGGGTGGACATGACGACGGCGGATGCGCTCACGGAGAGTCTCTGGATCAACCCGCTGCAGGACCGTCTCGAAAAGATCGAGCGATCATCTTCCGCCGGCCGGAAAGAAACCGTCACATTCAATGCCTTCCGAAAAATGAACGGCCGAACTTTTCCGTCAAGAATCTCGATCGACACCGGTGAGGGAAGAACGATAACGAGCGTCCATGAAACCATGGAAACCACCATGGAAAAGCCGGACAACTTTTTTACGTTGCGTCCCCCTCCTGAAGCCACCATCAGGGCCCTGCCTGATTGACGCTTCAGCCCCCTCTTTTCCACTTCCGCCGCAGACGAGACAAAATCCTTTTGCTGGCTTTATCCTCGAACTCTGCTATTTTACCTGCAAACGTTTGAATTTCCTCACGCGGTCTTTCAAAGCTGTTTTCAACAGATAAGGGAGTATTCATGAAACTTGGTTACAGAATCTGGATTGAAACGGACGACAGGGCATTCGGTGTCGGCACATACGAACTCCTGAAGTTTATTGAAAAAACGGGCTCCCTTTCCCAAGGTGCCGCGGACATGAAAGTATCGTACCGTAAAGCCTGGAACATGATTCATAAAGCGGAACAAAAACTGGGTATCGTTCTTCTGGAAAGAACCGTGGGGGGTGTCGCCGGCGGCGGATCGAAACTGACCCCTGATGCAAAAAACTTCATGAAGCGTTACGAAATATTTCATGCCGAGGCGAAAGAATCCCTGAAATCCCTTTTCGACAAGTACTTCGGGTCGAACCATTTTGCACAATCCTGAACGCGGCTCTGGCCGGATGGGCGAACATGTCCAGGGGTGACAGGCTGCCGATCGTCCAGATCCGGTCGGAAACTTTCCGGTTTCACAATAACCCCAGAAATAGAAAAACCGCTGGATCGGAGCGAAGCGGAACTGGCTTTGCGGGCTTGATGCCGTCAGGGTCATAAAGACTGCGGCCAGACAGAACAGTGAAACTCCCGTATAGCGGAGCGGCGCAGCACGGCAAGACTGGCCGTTATGCCCAGACCGGCACGACATATTTCTATGAAATAGTTAATCTGCCTTTGGGTGCCGCCGTCATAAAACACGATAAACAATGCTTTCTTCCAGCCTTCGTAAGCAGGGTTGAAATTGAACAGACGGTGTCTGAAAAAAATGGTATTCGATCAGATCGAGCTTTTCACCGTTCCAATAGCCTCCAATCAGGTACGCCGTTACCGGCATGATAATGGACAGCAGGAGCTTCATGTTGTCTTGTGTAACCCATGCGGACGGTTTGAACAGATTTTCCCGGCCGGTGTTTTCAAGCACCGCACTGTCGATATGCTTGATCCGACAAACCTTTTATTCCGACATTGATAAAATCGAGATCCGACAGCACCTGGATCAGCGATCGTTCCGTGAAAAAGGCGTTGGTAGAATGTCCGACAAGAAGATGATTTTCCAAAACCGGATTAACCCGGCCTTAAACGGTATGTAACGGGAATGATGATTTTCGCCATGATGGGCGGCTTGGGGAATGGCGCAACGTCCCGGATGGTCGAAACGGCGTTTTGATCCAGCACCTTGAATCCGGAGCTGCTCACGATCCGGACATCGCTCACCGTTCCATCCACATGAATGACGAAAGAAGTCAGGACCCGCCCATGCCAGCCCATTCGGCGGGCAAGATTGGGATAGACGATGCGGGCAAGAATCCGGTCCCGGATATAGAGAAAATGTTCCCGGAGATAGCGTTCCTCCGCCGTTTCACCCTCCCCTTCTCCCGGAACACCCTCCTGCACCCCATGTCCCCCGTCTGTACCGTTTTCCCTTGCATCCTGACGGGAAAAGGCGGCGGTCTGTTCGCCTCTCGAGGCGGGAGCGGGTTCCGGAAGCGGCACATCTGAAATCGGGGAGGTCATGACGGGTTTTTCCTGAACAATTTTCGATAGTTCCTTTTGAATAACCGGCGCAGGCCTTTTAATTTTTGTGGGCTTGTTCAGAGGCGCTTTCGGGGGTGCGGAAAAATCCACCTCCTTGATCTCGGACCGTGCGATGTCAAAGGTAATAACCCGGGACCGACAAGGTTCCTTGATCAGGCTTCCGGCGCTCACCACTGCCGCCACGAGCAGAACGTGCAGGATAATCGATATCCCGATGCCCCGGATTTGGTACGTCATGTCTTCTCCATCGTCTGCAAACTGACCTTTTCAAACCGCATCATTTTTATGGCGTCGAGCACATCGACGAAACATTGGAGATCGATAGTACGGTCCGCCCGGATCAGAATCGGCGCCTTGCGGCACAGAGAGCTCAGGGTGGCCTGCATCTCGACCAGGGTGCCGGGCCTGCCGTTCATGTAAATCCGCCCGGCTTTGTCGATTTCGATGACCTGCGTTTTCAGGATGCTGCTTTCCCGGTTGTCTGACGTGGGGAGGTCAAGGGGAAGCATCCCCGAGGCAATGAAGGACGATGTCGTCAGGACAATGGTCAGGAGGACGAGCATGATGTCCACGAAGGGAATCACATTGATGTAGTCAATGGGTTTATGTTCCATGGCTCCTCTCCCAATCCTTGACCAGGACCCACACCCGACGCAAGAGGTGGTTGTAGAGGATCACCGAGGGAATGGCGACCAGCAGCCCAACAGCCGTTGCCTTGAGGGCGAGGGCAAGGCCCGTCATGATTTTCGTCGCGTTGGTCAGGCCCTCATGGCCCATGGAATAAAACGTCAGCATAATCCCCAGCACCGTTCCGAGGAGGCCGATATAGGGGGCATTGCTCCCGATGCTTGCGATGTGATGGAGGTTCCGCGTCAAGTCCACTTCCAGACTGTTTTTATCCCCGTATTGATCCAGACGGACATGCCGAAAAACATAGAACCGCTCTATCGCTATGGCGAGGGAACAGACGCTCAACACCACCAGCAATCCGATAATACCGTAATCCACCGCATATTTGAGCCATTCCATTTTTACAATCCTTGTGGCTTTGCAGGATGATGACCCTTATCTGCCCCCGGGAAAATCCTGGCAGTCGCATCAGGAGGGTCCACCGATAAGGGGCATCATCCTGCAGGGGGTTAAGATTTCAATGGCCGGGAATCGTTACAAAACATGATTAAAATTTCACGGTCAGGCCCGTCCAGAAGTTGCGCCCCTGTCCGGGATAGCCGTCATTCCATTCGTAATTCTCATCAAAGATGTTGTTCGCGGCCACATAGACTTCAAAGTGTTTGCCGATTTCCTGGGTCAACTTGGCATTCCACAGGAAGTAACTGCCCAGTTCAATGACCGCCGGTTCATTCGGGTAATAGAGCGAATCTGCGTTGCCGCTGAATACTTTTCCCTGATAGGAACCGTTCACGTCGATGCGGGTACCGATCACGGGCAGGGTGTACTGACCGGAGAGATTCACGATGTGTTTGGGAACCCCCTGCACGTTGGAACTCGTCGCGTTGGAACTCCTGTCGTCGGCATCATTGTAGGTGTAATCGGCCCGGAGAATCAGTTTGTCCATCGGATAAAATTCCAAACCGACCTCGCAACCCTGCATCCTCACCTTGCCGATGTTGAGCGTATAATTCGTTCCATTAATAGTCTGTCGCGTGATCTTATCCTTGACATCATGGCGGAAAAGCGAAAAGTCGCCTTTGAAGAACGAACCGAAAGACCGCGATACCCCCACGGTATAGTTGTTGCTCTTTTCCGAACTCAGGTACGCCGATCCTCCGGCGATGTTGTTGTACAGATCGCTCAGGGTGGGGAAACGGCTCTTCCTGGCGGCGGACGCGAACACCCTGGTCCCATCGAAAAAAGTATAGGTGGCGCCGATCATGGGGTTGAACTGGTCGTCGTCGGGTTCGTAATTCTTGTCCTGGCGGACAAAATCACCATCTTGATTTGTAATCGTTTTCTGGGCCTTCGTGACCTCGTACCAATCGTAGCTGATTCCCACGACAATGGAAAGATTCTTCACCAGGTTAAACTCGTTTTCCAGACCAACGGAACCGGTATAGGAAAAGAACTCGTCATAGGGAAGGTATTCATCAGCCAGTTCCTTGTGCATGTCCTTTTTGTAGTGAACGGCCAGACGAATTGCATCCCACGGCACCGGCTGATAGTCTAGGACGATATTCCCCCCTGCCACCCAGTCCCGGTAATGGCTCCGGGAGAGAATCGTCTTCAGATCCGGTTCCTCATAGGAATAAAAGCTGTCCTTATGGCGATGATAAAACAGTTTGGCCTTTGCGACCAGGTTATCGGCCAGGCGTCGGCGACCGTCCAGATCGATCCCCCATTCGTCGTACTCAGGAATGTCGGCGGCGTAGAACTGGGAGAAAACCGGACGGGAAAAAACCTGGTTGAAGTCGGTATTGGAGGGAACGCCCTTCTCCCGAGCCCGGTAGTGGAAATTGACATAGTAGGCCTCATCCTCATTCGGTTCGATCCCGAATTTGGCCCAGAGGCTGTTGTTTTCATAACGGGAGTTCTCGCGGTTCCCGCCGTTCTCGAACATCAGGTCGCGCCTTTGGGCATTCGCATTACCGGGCAGACGCCTGTCTATCAGAGCACCAATCTTCGGCTTATAATCGTCCGACAGGGACCAGCCGTCCGACTTCTCATACACATAGTTCAGCCAGTAGTTAAAAATACCCTTCTTCATGCCGTGGGTGGCGGAAACCCGGTAGGTGTCATTTTCCGAAAGTTCGTAGGAGGCGCTGGTAAAGGGTTTTTCCGTTCCTTTCTTGGTTATGATATTCACAACGCCCCCCATGGCGTTGGCG belongs to Deltaproteobacteria bacterium and includes:
- a CDS encoding arylesterase, translating into MISPRPPISSKLLTVLLCVCMWACTPEPKLPRLADRGIILAFGDSITYGTGAAPSQSYPAVLETLTGRRVINAGVPGEITAEGLARLPDVLAREKPDLLILCHGGNDLLRQLDVQQTGKNLRAMIRMAKNENIAVVLISVPSPGIFLKSHALYADIANDHQLPLEENILKTILSNRNLKADHIHPNAAGYRMMARTIQDLLRRSGAI
- a CDS encoding serine acetyltransferase yields the protein MSPEKPETVLDDALSSQCKDAISIAQSYRNEIPAIVSALVDSCNGEECFDHVGPEPIPSRDAVVNIINRIFCILYPGYFIRRRVDRVNIGYYFGQELTVLYEELSEQITLAVRHDCIRKNLSCSQCEERGHRSAIAFMQTLPDLRKLLATDIRHAYEGDPAATGFDEIIFSYPGLFATTIYRIAHRLYHLDVPMLPRIMTEYGHGKTGIDIHPKAHIGKSFFIDHGTGVVIGETTTIGDRVRLYQGVTLGALSLSRNECDALRNQKRHPTIEDDVIIYANATVLGGTTVIGARSVIGGNVWITHSVPPDTEVFIRKQDLLFGTKHLKEWTGQECIAKPEKEA
- the nifU gene encoding Fe-S cluster assembly protein NifU; the protein is MWEYTDKVREHFLNPKNVGEVENPDGVAEIGSIACGDALRLSFKLGEDQRIKDIKFKTFGCASAIASSSALTEMVKGMTLDEAMKITNQDIAVYLGGLPQEKMHCSVMGKEALEKAIENYRGAPEKEPDARIVCECFGVTDKEIERAVLENNLTTVEEVTNYTKAGGGCGNCREAIQQIIERVLGNTGKKPVVKPKLSNIQKIKMIEETLEREIRPSLKLDGGDIELIDVEGNRVLVAARGMCATCKAADITLKHFVEAKLRDLVSPDLIVEEVTP
- a CDS encoding divergent polysaccharide deacetylase family protein, which translates into the protein MLEEKQKPPEKDVRERTEVKRPHKKKPAGTQVAKIDDRRERKRIPERHPESRVPETGKPLRIAIQIDDIGQDIGALHKLLEIDAPLSFAVLPYQRYTTEAMTLLHLRNRDILLHCPMEPQSYPQNRPGEGAIFLSMSDQDIKKQMEKNLDHVPYAIGVNNHMGSRFTEDEEKMAVIMNVLKEKGLFFIDSRTTRNSRAKEAADQIGVPFLARKIFIDHDQSYETSLETLTRRLQEKDVRTGAPVLLIGHPYRSTILAIRNALPMMREKGVEIVPVSEIVRQ
- a CDS encoding S41 family peptidase; its protein translation is MKRFFQNKITIFALISLLALAFFYGTGKVSAVDRSTYKNLKTFNEVLDMVEKNYVEEVKLQDLIQGAISGMIKSLDPHSTFMNADEYKELEVETKGSFGGIGIEITILRDMLTVVSPIEDTPAYQAGIKPGDQIIKIDGKSTKDITIQEAVKKLRGPKDTKVTVTILRESLPKPKDYVLTRAIIKVTSVKSRLMDDGIGYCRITSFQERTADDLKKAIQDMESKVKPLKGIILDLRNNPGGLLNQSIEVADVFLKTGTIVSTRGRIKVMETSAAAKNDGDEPLCPIVVLVNEGSASASEIVAGALQDNNRALILGTQTFGKGSVQTLIPLEDGAALKLTTAKYYTPSGRSIQAEGIVPDITLKYAKTVEDVGENDNAMREKDLERHIKSAKENGEKPDEMAPAAKKEAEDAAFAQDNQVKAASDMLKSWHIFMKGKKN